From a single Papaver somniferum cultivar HN1 unplaced genomic scaffold, ASM357369v1 unplaced-scaffold_19, whole genome shotgun sequence genomic region:
- the LOC113338768 gene encoding phosphoinositide phospholipase C 6-like: protein MSSKEKETKSSYKMFKIFKRNFRLNEAEPPLDVKEAFSKYSDGNNLMTSDQLLNFLISFQGESDAKIEDADKIVSNILQARHHIAQFTRSNTLTLDDFHHYLFDGELNFPINPQVYHDMTAPLSHYFIYTGHNSYLTGNQLNSESSCVPIINALKNGVRVIELDIWPNSAGDNIKVYHGRTLTSPVKFIDCLKSIREHAFVASEYPLVVTLEDHLTPELQAKAAEMITQTLKDLLFTSLECLEEFPSPEELKGKILLSTKPPKEYLYSKGFDEEKKDSCEKEAPCEEVVEDKNDIDAEDSDQCEDSSGESEDTDNSEDKSCPLGVQKYKSLIAIHAKKHKGGLTKSLKLDPGKVERLSLSEQQLEKGAENHGTELVRFTQRNLLRIFPKGTRFNSSNYNPLIGWMHGAQMVAFNMQGYGKQLWIMQGLFRSNGGCGYVKKPDLLMRTDEGNKVFNPKEKLPVKTCLKVRVYMGDGWRLDFKPTHFDTYSPPDFYVKVHIVGVPADAKRRKTKFLEDTWTPVWNQEFLFPLRVPDLAILRLEVRDYDKGEKDDFAGQSCFPVRELRPGIRTVPLYDRDGKKFNSTKLLMRFEFV, encoded by the exons ATGTCGTCCAAGGAAAAAGAAACGAAGAGTAGTTATAAGATGTTTAAGATTTTCAAAAGGAACTTTAGATTAAATGAAGCAGAACCGCCATTAGATGTTAAAGAAGCATTTTCAAAATACTCAGATGGTAACAATCTAATGACATCCGATCAATTATTGAACTTCTTAATAAGTTTTCAAGGAGAATCTGATGCTAAGATTGAAGATGcggataagattgtatcaaatatTCTTCAAGCAAGACATCACATTGCTCAGTTTACTAGAAGTAATACTCTTACTCTTGATGATTTTCATCATTATCTCTTTGATGGTGAACTTAATTTTCCCATCAACCCACAG GTATATCATGATATGACTGCTCCATTGTCTCATTACTTCATATATACAGGGCATAATTCATATTTAACTGGGAATCAACTTAATAGTGAAAGTAGTTGTGTGCCAATTATAAATGCATTAAAGAATGGTGTAAGAGTGATTGAACTGGATATATGGCCTAATTCTGCAGGAGATAACATCAAGGTCTATCATGGAAG GACTCTGACTTCTCCAGTAAAATTCATCGATTGCTTGAAGTCCATTAGGGAGCACGCCTTTGTTGCGTCAGAATACCCTTTAGTGGTAACTTTGGAAGATCACCTTACTCCAGAACTTCAGGCTAAAGCTGCCGAG atgatcactcaaacTCTCAAGGACTTGCTTTTTACATCATTAGAATGCTTAGAGGAATTCCCATCGCCCGAAGAATTGAAGGGTAAAATCCTTCTTTCCACCAAACCACCAAAAGAGTATCTGTACAGTAAGGGTTTTGACGAGGAAAagaaggattcatgtgagaaagAAGCACCGTGCGAGGAAGTCGTTGAAGATAAAAATGACATAGATGCTGAAGACAGTGATCAGTGTGAAGACAGCAGTGGTGAAAGTGAAGATACTGATAATTCTGAAGATAAATCATGTCCATTAGGAGTTCAAAAATACAAGAGTCTTATTGCAATTCATGCTAAGAAACACAAGGGTGGGTTAACCAAGTCTCTCAAGCTGGATCCTGGTAAAGTTGAACGCCTTAGTTTGAGTGAACAACAGCTTGAAAAGGGAGCCGAGAATCATGGAACCGAACTTGTCAG GTTCACACAGAGGAATCTGCTGCGTATATTTCCAAAAGGAACACGGTTTAATTCATCAAATTATAACCCACTGATTGGGTGGATGCACGGCGCTCAAATGGTAGCATTTAATATGCAG GGATATGGCAAACAACTGTGGATAATGCAGGGACTGTTCAGATCCAACGGAGGGTGTGGTTATGTGAAAAAACCTGACCTTTTAATGAGAACGGATGAAGGGAATAAGGTTTTTAATCCTAAGGAAAAGTTGCCAGTGAAGACATGCTTAAAA GTGAGAGTGTACATGGGTGATGGATGGCGTTTGGATTTCAAGCCAACACATTTCGATACATACTCTCCACCAGACTTCTATGTGAAG GTGCATATAGTAGGAGTTCCAGCAGATGCTAAAAGAAGGAAAACAAAATTTTTAGAAGATACTTGGACACCAGTTTGGAACCAAGAATTTTTATTTCCATTGAGAGTTCCAGATTTAGCAATACTTCGTCTTGAAGTGCGCGATTATGATAAGGGCGAAAAGGATGACTTCGCTGGCCAGAGTTGTTTTCCTGTCCGGGAATTAAGACCTGGTATTCGAACAGTTCCTCTCTATGACCGAGACGGCAAAAAATTCAATTCCACAAAACTTCTTATGCGGTTTGAGTTTGTTTAG